ACCATATATTCTTCCGTTAGTGTGGGAAGTAGTAGAAAAACCTCATAAACCTCTATGGATAACCGAAGGTGAGAAAAAAGCCCTTAAACTGACAAAAGAGGGCTGTTTAGCTATCGCTCTGTCAGGCGTTTGGAATTTCAAGGCGGGGAAAACAGTGATGATACTGATTCTAAAGAGTTGTGGGAAGAACTGTTGGAATTCAACCTGCAAGGTAGGACCATCTTTTTAGCGTTTGACGCAGATTTATGGGTTAATCCCCAGGTAAGAAATGCCTTGTGGGAACTGGCACTGAAACTGTACGGCAAAGGAGCAATCGTAAAGTTTGCCCAATGGCTTGCAGATGACGGAAAAGGAATAGACGATTACCTTACCCAAAAAGAGCTGGCAGGAGAGAATTTAACAACTGTTATAAACACTCTCCAAAACAACGCAAAAGAGCTTACCCAGTTTATAAGAAACGAGCATGAGGAGAGTATTATTCGGGCACTTGCAGTTGCAGAAATAGATGAATTGAAAAACGAGATAATCGTTAATACGCTTTCCAAAAAACTTTCCGTTTCCCCAAAGACAATCCGGGCTTCTATATTACTTATCAGGGATGCAGCGAGCAAGAAGGACCCAGAGTACACTGAAGAAGAGAAACAGCAGGCCATAGAGCTTTTAAAATCCCCGGATTTAATAGAAAGGTTTTTAGAGGCCTGTCATTCTGAATACAGGGGTAGAGACAAAGAATTGATAGCAGTTAAACTTGTCCTTACTTCCCGAAAATTCAATGAAAGTGTAAGCTTAGTAGTGATTGGAACTTCTGCTATTGGTAAATCCGCTATGATAAAAGCGGTGCTTAAAACCACTCCAGAATCAGAGCGAGAAGATTTTACCAGCGTTTCCGAGCAGTATTTTTTGTACACGAAAGAGTCGCTTGCTCATAGGATAATAATTTTTTATGAGAGTACAGGGCAAAGAAACGAGTATGTCAGCTATGTTTTACGAACAGCGTTATCTGAACAGGCGCTAAAGCTTGGTACTGTGGGGAAAAGTAAGTCAGGGGAACTGGTTCCACTGAGCATAAAAAAAGATAGTAAAGGTTTGGTGTTTATAACCACCTGTGCCAACGGCAAGATAGATTATGAACTGGATACCAGAGTCCTAAAGATAGAAATATCTCACGATAAATCACTACAGCGCGACTATTATCAGCACGAAGGTAAGTTGGCTCGGGGTGAAGAATATGAAAAAAATTTCATCCCTTTCAGAATATGGCAATTAGCAGATACTCTTATAGAACCCGCACAGGTTGTCATCCCTTTTGCAAATAAGATAGCAGACTTGTTTTCTGTTGATAACGAAAGGTTTAACCGTGATTTCAAAAAGGTTCTTATACTTATTAAATCAAGCGCACTACTTTTCCAATACCAACGTACCCTGGATGAACATAACCGCATCATAGCGACCAGAGAGGATTATGAGCTTATTTACAGGTTTCGGGAATTGATAAGCCAATCTATAAGCGTCGTATCGAATGTAGTTACAAACTTTTTAAAAACCTGCCGTAAGTTACAAAAAACAGAAGATTCGGTTACAAGGGCAGAGGTGATGAAAGAATTGCAGTTATCAGAAAAGACCATCCGCAGATATATCAATGAAAGTGTTGCCAATGAACTGCTGGAAACGACAGGGCGAGGGGTAACACAAAAACTAAAGGTTATATCTATCCCAGACGCTATCTCTCCTATGCCACCCCCTGATGAAATCTTTTCTGATGAAGGGAGCTCTCCCCCTCCTATAGTTAACGATGTCCAATTGTCCAAAGTGGGTGAAACCCTTGATATTAAAGGTGTTAACACTGGACAACCCCCTATGTCCAATGTTGTCCAATTGTCCAATATTCAGATTGAATCGGACAATTGGACACCGGAAAGATACCACCCCTATTGCACAACTAAAGGAGTTTCAAAAAAAATATACCAAACGCGGTGCATCAAAAACTTTTTGGGGCGTTGTTCATGGAATAACAGGTCAGTTTTATAAAAATCTCAATGATGTACCTAACTCAGATGTTGTTGAAATTGTTGCCTATCTTTCTGGTTTTGAGAAGGAGGAGGTGGAACATGAATAGTCAGTTTGAGTTAATAAAAGCACTCAAAGCTCATCAGGATTCTCAAAGCCCTTCAGTATTAGAAAAGAATGTGGCCAAGAACTACGTAAAGAAACGGCTGTTGGATGTAAAGGAGGCGGCGGAGTATTTGGGAATAAGCGAGAACGCGCTTTATAAGAAGGTGTGGAAGCGACAGGTACCGTTTGCAATAAAGATAGGCCGGACACTTAGGTTTGATAAGGTCCGGATGGATGAGTGGATAGAGAGTAATTTATTGAAGGTTAAAAAATCTTAAAACCCTTGATATACTTGACTTTACAGAGGATTTGTAGTAATATTGGTGGCTGAATATGGGACTATCTAAGAGAGGTAAAAAGTGTTGTATAGACTACAGGTATAAGGGCAGGCGGATACGGGAAACCGTCTCTGAAAGCAAAGCCGTTGCCGATGCTGCCCTTAAGAAGCGGCTTACTCAGATTGCAGAGGACAGGTTCCTTGATAAAAAGAAGGAAAAACTCATCACACTGGAGGACTTTGCCAAGCTGTATATGAAAAACTATTCACGTCCCAATAAACTCTCTTTCTCACGGGACCAGATATGCATTAACCACTTGCTTGGCCATTTCAAAGGGCAATACCTGACTGAGATAAATGTTTTTGACGTTGAAGATTATAAGCGAATCCGGCTTCAAAAAGTAAAGCCACCAACGGTTAACCATGAACTGAAATGTCTAAAAGCAATGTTGAACAAAGCAATGGAATGGGGTATAATAGATGAGTATCCGCTGTCCCGGATAAAGTTATTACGGACAGAGAATAAAAGGATTAGGTTTCTTGAACTTGAGGAGATAGAGCGGCTTATGGCTGCATGTGAAGGTAATATTGCAGCTATTGTCACTTTGGCACTGCATACAGGGATGAGAAGAGGTGAGATTTTAGCTCTCAAATGGCGGGATGTGGACTTTAACCACAAACTCATAACTCTTTTGCGAACCAAGAACGGTGAGAAGCGTGAAATAGTTATGAACGACATAGTTTACAATACACTGTTTGCACATCCTCGGAATAAGAGAAGCCAATATGTGTTCTCATACAAGAATGGCAAACAGATACGGGATATACGAGGCTCTTTTGAAAAAGCATTAAAGAAGGCAGGTATAACGGATTTCAGGTTTCATGACTTAAGACACACTTTTGCCTCACAACTGGTAATGGCGGGGATAGATTTAATGACGGTTCAAGAGCTTATGGGGCATAAATCGTATCTGATGACACTGAGATATGCGCACCTGTCGCCCAGTCATAAGAAGGCGGCGGTTGACCGTTACTGCGAAATTATGGACACATTTTGGACACATTGCCATAATTGCCAAAAAAATAAAAATATCCCGAACTCCGAAAACACAAGCGGGGCA
This genomic window from bacterium contains:
- a CDS encoding DUF3854 domain-containing protein, whose protein sequence is MEFQGGENSDDTDSKELWEELLEFNLQGRTIFLAFDADLWVNPQVRNALWELALKLYGKGAIVKFAQWLADDGKGIDDYLTQKELAGENLTTVINTLQNNAKELTQFIRNEHEESIIRALAVAEIDELKNEIIVNTLSKKLSVSPKTIRASILLIRDAASKKDPEYTEEEKQQAIELLKSPDLIERFLEACHSEYRGRDKELIAVKLVLTSRKFNESVSLVVIGTSAIGKSAMIKAVLKTTPESEREDFTSVSEQYFLYTKESLAHRIIIFYESTGQRNEYVSYVLRTALSEQALKLGTVGKSKSGELVPLSIKKDSKGLVFITTCANGKIDYELDTRVLKIEISHDKSLQRDYYQHEGKLARGEEYEKNFIPFRIWQLADTLIEPAQVVIPFANKIADLFSVDNERFNRDFKKVLILIKSSALLFQYQRTLDEHNRIIATREDYELIYRFRELISQSISVVSNVVTNFLKTCRKLQKTEDSVTRAEVMKELQLSEKTIRRYINESVANELLETTGRGVTQKLKVISIPDAISPMPPPDEIFSDEGSSPPPIVNDVQLSKVGETLDIKGVNTGQPPMSNVVQLSNIQIESDNWTPERYHPYCTTKGVSKKIYQTRCIKNFLGRCSWNNRSVL
- a CDS encoding helix-turn-helix domain-containing protein, with product MNSQFELIKALKAHQDSQSPSVLEKNVAKNYVKKRLLDVKEAAEYLGISENALYKKVWKRQVPFAIKIGRTLRFDKVRMDEWIESNLLKVKKS
- a CDS encoding tyrosine-type recombinase/integrase, with protein sequence MGLSKRGKKCCIDYRYKGRRIRETVSESKAVADAALKKRLTQIAEDRFLDKKKEKLITLEDFAKLYMKNYSRPNKLSFSRDQICINHLLGHFKGQYLTEINVFDVEDYKRIRLQKVKPPTVNHELKCLKAMLNKAMEWGIIDEYPLSRIKLLRTENKRIRFLELEEIERLMAACEGNIAAIVTLALHTGMRRGEILALKWRDVDFNHKLITLLRTKNGEKREIVMNDIVYNTLFAHPRNKRSQYVFSYKNGKQIRDIRGSFEKALKKAGITDFRFHDLRHTFASQLVMAGIDLMTVQELMGHKSYLMTLRYAHLSPSHKKAAVDRYCEIMDTFWTHCHNCQKNKNIPNSENTSGARALTD